Proteins encoded within one genomic window of Streptomyces sp. NBC_01314:
- a CDS encoding ATP-binding protein, translating to MRVGTSSALGARDVLATSAARQDDLAELGIDPDDLPDGLVVADENGRVICFNAAAARITATPAAEALGRPLEWALPLEDLEGRRWWQLTDPYGGLAIRVGQPERNLLLPGAREILVSARYIRTEPKGPVRRVVVSLRDTEARRRTERSHAELIATVAHELRSPLTSVKGFTATLLAKWERFTDDQKKLMLETVDADANRVTRLIAELLDISRIDSGRLEVRRQPVDIGAAVGRHIQAYVAAGQPADRFLLRIEQPLPALWADPDKIDQVLSNLLENAVRHGEGTVTIDVMPTASPREGEDTGTSVTVSDEGSGIPEESMNRVFTRFWRGSKRGGTGLGLYIVKGIVEAHGGTITVGRAPVGGAEFRFTLPVAAPAYLA from the coding sequence ATGAGGGTCGGCACGAGCAGCGCACTGGGGGCACGGGACGTGCTCGCCACCTCCGCGGCCCGGCAGGATGATCTCGCCGAGCTCGGTATCGACCCCGACGACCTCCCCGACGGACTGGTCGTGGCCGACGAGAACGGCCGCGTGATCTGCTTCAACGCCGCCGCCGCCCGGATCACCGCCACCCCCGCCGCCGAGGCCCTCGGCCGCCCCCTCGAATGGGCCCTCCCCTTAGAAGACCTCGAAGGCCGCCGCTGGTGGCAGCTGACCGACCCGTACGGGGGGCTCGCGATCCGGGTCGGACAGCCCGAGCGGAACCTGCTCCTGCCCGGGGCGCGCGAGATCCTCGTGTCGGCCCGCTACATCCGGACGGAGCCGAAGGGCCCCGTCCGCCGGGTCGTCGTCTCCCTGCGCGACACCGAGGCCCGGCGCCGCACCGAGCGCAGCCACGCCGAACTGATCGCCACCGTGGCCCATGAACTGCGGTCGCCGCTGACGTCGGTCAAGGGGTTCACCGCGACGCTGCTCGCCAAGTGGGAGCGGTTCACGGACGACCAGAAGAAGCTGATGCTGGAGACCGTGGACGCCGACGCCAACCGGGTCACGCGGCTCATCGCCGAACTGCTGGACATCTCCAGGATCGACTCCGGGCGGCTCGAAGTGCGCAGGCAGCCCGTGGACATAGGCGCGGCCGTCGGACGGCACATCCAGGCGTACGTCGCCGCGGGCCAGCCCGCCGACCGGTTCCTGCTGCGGATCGAGCAGCCGCTGCCCGCCCTGTGGGCCGACCCGGACAAGATCGACCAGGTGCTCAGCAACCTGCTGGAAAATGCGGTGCGGCACGGCGAGGGAACCGTCACGATTGACGTCATGCCCACGGCGTCCCCCCGGGAGGGGGAGGACACCGGTACGTCGGTCACGGTGAGCGACGAGGGCAGTGGCATCCCGGAGGAGTCCATGAACCGCGTCTTCACCCGCTTCTGGCGGGGCAGCAAGCGCGGCGGCACCGGCCTCGGGCTGTACATCGTCAAGGGCATCGTCGAAGCCCACGGCGGCACCATCACGGTCGGACGCGCCCCCGTCGGCGGCGCCGAGTTCCGATTTACGCTGCCCGTGGCGGCCCCGGCCTATCTGGCCTGA
- the pheS gene encoding phenylalanine--tRNA ligase subunit alpha codes for MSAPNKSYDPVEVEALKPEEIERMRDEALAAFTAADSLDALQEAKVAHTGGTSPLALANREIGALPPQAKATAGKLVGQARGAVNKGLAARQTELEAERDARVLVEEAVDVTLPYDRVPAGARHPLTTLSERIEDIFVAMGYEVAEGPQVEAEWFNFDALNIGPDHPARGEADTFFVQGPEGGTESGVVLRTHTSPVQIRSLLDRELPVYVICPGVVYRTDELDATHTPVFRQVELLAVDEGLTMADLKGTMDHMVQALFGEGMKTRLRPNFFPFTEPSAEMDMVCYVCRGESVGNPDRPCRTCSSEGWIELGGCGMVNPKVLTACGVDPEKYSGFAFGFGIERMLMFRHNVEDMRDMVEGDVRFTRPFGMEI; via the coding sequence ATGTCGGCACCGAATAAGTCGTACGACCCTGTAGAGGTCGAGGCCTTGAAACCGGAAGAGATCGAGCGCATGCGGGACGAGGCGCTCGCCGCCTTCACCGCCGCGGACTCCCTCGACGCACTCCAGGAGGCCAAGGTCGCCCACACCGGCGGCACCTCTCCGCTGGCCCTCGCCAACCGCGAGATCGGCGCCCTGCCCCCGCAGGCCAAGGCCACCGCGGGCAAGCTGGTCGGCCAGGCCCGGGGCGCGGTGAACAAGGGCCTCGCCGCCCGCCAGACCGAGCTGGAGGCCGAGCGCGACGCCCGGGTGCTCGTCGAGGAGGCCGTGGACGTCACGCTGCCGTACGACCGCGTGCCGGCCGGCGCCCGCCACCCGCTCACCACCCTGTCGGAGCGCATCGAGGACATCTTCGTGGCCATGGGCTACGAGGTCGCCGAGGGCCCCCAGGTCGAGGCCGAGTGGTTCAACTTCGACGCCCTCAACATCGGCCCGGACCACCCGGCCCGGGGCGAGGCCGACACCTTCTTCGTGCAGGGCCCCGAGGGCGGCACCGAGTCCGGCGTCGTGCTGCGCACCCACACCTCGCCCGTGCAGATCCGCTCCCTGCTCGACCGCGAGCTGCCGGTGTACGTGATCTGTCCCGGCGTCGTCTACCGCACCGACGAGCTGGACGCCACGCACACCCCGGTCTTCCGCCAGGTCGAGCTGCTGGCCGTCGACGAGGGCCTCACCATGGCCGACCTCAAGGGCACGATGGACCACATGGTCCAGGCCCTGTTCGGCGAGGGCATGAAGACCCGGCTGCGGCCGAACTTCTTCCCGTTCACCGAGCCGTCCGCCGAGATGGACATGGTGTGCTACGTCTGCCGCGGCGAGTCCGTCGGCAACCCCGACCGCCCCTGCCGTACCTGCTCCAGCGAGGGCTGGATCGAACTCGGCGGCTGCGGCATGGTCAACCCCAAGGTGCTCACCGCCTGCGGCGTCGACCCCGAGAAGTACAGCGGATTCGCCTTCGGGTTCGGCATCGAGCGGATGCTGATGTTCCGCCACAACGTCGAAGACATGCGAGACATGGTCGAGGGTGACGTCCGGTTCACCCGGCCGTTCGGGATGGAGATCTGA
- the pheT gene encoding phenylalanine--tRNA ligase subunit beta: MRVPLSWLREYVDLPANQTGRDVQAKLISAGLEVESVEQLGDGLKGPLVVGRVLTIEELTEFKKPIRFCTVDVGTANGTGEPQEIVCGARNFAVGDKVVVVLPGAELPGGFAISARKTYGRNSHGMICSSDELGMGDDGTKGIIVLPPETEVGKDAVELLELVDEVLDIAVTANRGDCLSIRGVARETAIAYGLPLRDPALLDVPGPNAFGHPVQVADPLGCDRFTARTVTGLDPETRSPIWLKRRLQKVGMRPISLAVDITNYVMMELGQPLHAYDRSLVQGTIGVRRAEEGEKIVTLDGTTRTLHAEDLVITDERGPIGLAGVMGGANTEIADHDDLENASADVVIEAAHFDQVAIARTARRHKLSSEASRRFERGVDPLAAAAAAQRTVDLLVLLAGGTADAGVTEVTAPSAPHTITVPANHPDRVAGVDYGRETVVRRLQEVGCDVYGKDDLIVTVPSWRPDLAEVNDLAEEVIRLEGYENLPSTLPKPPSGRGLTHRQRLHRRVGRALAGAGYVEAPNYPFIAEQVFDQLGLDADDPARRVVKLTNPLNDEEPALRTTLLPGLLGALRRNDGRGSHDLALFETGLVFLPRAEQRVAVALPVDRRPTDEEIATLNAALPEQPRHVAVVVAGAREQAGWWGKGRPADWADTVEAGRAIAREAGAELVVRKGQYGPWHPGRCAEFVVVVDGTERVVGHAGELHPRVLKALGLPARTAAMEIDVDALEQVGASTPQAPSISSFPVATQDVALVVDAFVPHADVEAALREGAGELLEGIRLFDVYENAEQLGDGRKSLAYALRFRAGDRTLTVDEASAARDAAVALAGERTGAVLRS, from the coding sequence ATGCGGGTCCCGCTTTCCTGGCTGCGGGAGTACGTCGACCTGCCGGCCAACCAGACCGGCCGTGACGTCCAGGCCAAGCTCATCTCCGCCGGCCTGGAGGTCGAGTCGGTCGAGCAGCTCGGCGACGGCCTCAAGGGCCCCCTCGTCGTCGGCCGGGTGCTGACCATCGAGGAGCTGACGGAGTTCAAGAAGCCGATCCGCTTCTGCACCGTCGACGTCGGCACCGCCAACGGCACCGGCGAGCCGCAGGAGATCGTCTGCGGCGCGCGCAACTTCGCGGTGGGCGACAAGGTCGTGGTCGTCCTCCCCGGCGCCGAACTGCCCGGCGGCTTCGCCATTTCCGCCCGCAAGACGTACGGCCGCAACTCGCACGGCATGATCTGCTCCAGCGACGAGCTGGGCATGGGCGACGACGGCACCAAGGGCATCATCGTGCTGCCGCCGGAGACCGAGGTCGGCAAGGACGCCGTCGAGCTGCTGGAGCTCGTCGACGAGGTCCTCGACATCGCCGTCACCGCCAACCGCGGCGACTGCCTGTCGATCCGGGGCGTCGCCCGCGAGACAGCCATCGCCTATGGTCTGCCGCTGCGTGACCCGGCGCTCCTGGACGTGCCGGGCCCGAACGCGTTCGGCCACCCCGTCCAGGTCGCCGACCCGCTCGGCTGCGACCGCTTCACCGCCCGCACCGTCACCGGGCTCGACCCCGAGACGCGCTCCCCGATCTGGCTCAAGCGCCGACTGCAGAAGGTCGGCATGCGCCCGATCTCGCTCGCCGTCGACATCACCAACTACGTGATGATGGAGCTGGGCCAGCCGCTGCACGCCTACGACCGCTCCCTCGTCCAGGGCACGATCGGTGTGCGCCGGGCCGAGGAGGGCGAGAAGATCGTCACCCTCGACGGCACCACCCGCACCCTGCACGCCGAGGATCTGGTGATCACCGACGAGCGCGGCCCCATCGGCCTCGCCGGGGTCATGGGCGGCGCCAACACCGAGATCGCCGACCACGACGATCTGGAGAACGCCTCGGCCGACGTCGTCATCGAGGCCGCCCACTTCGACCAGGTCGCCATCGCGCGCACGGCCCGCCGGCACAAGCTGTCCTCGGAGGCGTCCCGCCGCTTCGAGCGCGGCGTCGACCCGCTGGCAGCGGCCGCCGCCGCCCAGCGCACCGTCGACCTGCTGGTGCTCCTCGCGGGCGGCACGGCCGACGCGGGCGTCACCGAGGTGACCGCCCCGTCCGCGCCGCACACGATCACCGTCCCGGCGAACCACCCGGACAGGGTCGCGGGCGTCGACTACGGCCGCGAGACCGTCGTACGCCGCCTCCAGGAGGTCGGCTGCGACGTCTACGGGAAGGACGACCTGATCGTCACCGTGCCGTCCTGGCGGCCCGACCTTGCCGAGGTCAACGACCTCGCCGAGGAGGTCATCCGTCTGGAGGGCTACGAGAACCTGCCCTCCACGCTCCCCAAGCCCCCCTCGGGCCGTGGCCTGACCCACCGGCAGCGGCTGCACCGCCGGGTCGGCCGGGCGCTGGCCGGCGCCGGATACGTCGAGGCGCCCAACTACCCGTTCATCGCCGAGCAGGTCTTCGACCAGCTCGGCCTGGACGCCGACGACCCGGCCCGCCGTGTCGTCAAGCTGACCAACCCGCTCAACGACGAGGAGCCCGCGCTCCGTACGACGCTGCTGCCGGGCCTGCTCGGTGCGCTGCGACGCAACGACGGGCGGGGCTCGCACGACCTGGCCCTGTTCGAGACCGGGCTGGTGTTCCTCCCGCGCGCGGAGCAGCGCGTCGCCGTCGCGCTGCCGGTCGACCGCCGGCCCACCGACGAGGAGATCGCGACGCTGAACGCCGCGCTGCCCGAGCAGCCGCGTCACGTCGCCGTCGTCGTCGCCGGAGCCCGTGAGCAGGCCGGTTGGTGGGGCAAGGGCCGTCCGGCGGACTGGGCCGACACCGTCGAGGCGGGGCGCGCGATCGCGCGCGAGGCCGGTGCCGAACTGGTCGTCCGCAAGGGGCAGTACGGTCCCTGGCACCCGGGCCGGTGCGCCGAGTTCGTGGTCGTCGTGGACGGCACCGAGCGGGTCGTCGGCCACGCCGGTGAGCTGCACCCGCGCGTGCTCAAGGCGCTCGGGCTGCCGGCCCGTACCGCCGCGATGGAGATCGACGTGGACGCGCTGGAGCAGGTGGGGGCCAGCACCCCGCAGGCGCCGAGCATCTCGTCGTTCCCCGTCGCCACGCAGGATGTCGCGCTGGTGGTCGACGCGTTCGTGCCGCACGCCGACGTGGAGGCCGCGCTGCGTGAGGGTGCGGGTGAACTGCTGGAGGGCATCCGGCTGTTCGACGTCTACGAGAACGCGGAGCAGTTGGGTGACGGGCGGAAGTCGCTGGCGTACGCCCTCCGCTTCAGGGCCGGGGATCGCACGCTGACCGTCGACGAGGCTTCGGCGGCCCGGGACGCGGCGGTCGCCCTCGCGGGCGAGCGTACGGGGGCCGTGCTTCGTAGTTAG
- a CDS encoding PP2C family protein-serine/threonine phosphatase — translation MRRALIGARIAGGAVCLAVGTGLLLHVRQVMLREVRQAREVAGAARSLLLRPLPARIDGLATAAAQLSADRGASVGGDLYEVIATEHGVRVVMGDVRGHGLAAVGTVAAVLGSFREAVHDEAELAGVLARLDRSLARHLRDRARTEDTEDTEDFVTVLLLEIAPDGELHALNCGHPWPYLLGVGRAAPVACADPMPPLGLFPLPAELPVTACGQLLPGEALFLHTDGVEDARDGQGRFFPLATALTRAVRAQPISPHSVLRGVFTQLLRHAGGRPKDDIAILVLRNDRLISRTPVLRGAGLHQSAAPPRGAISPHAPTADSPPVAPAP, via the coding sequence GTGCGGAGGGCGCTGATCGGTGCCCGGATCGCCGGCGGTGCCGTGTGCCTCGCGGTCGGCACCGGGCTGCTGCTGCACGTCAGGCAGGTGATGCTGCGGGAAGTGCGGCAGGCGCGCGAGGTCGCGGGCGCCGCGCGGAGCCTGCTGCTGCGGCCACTGCCCGCACGGATCGACGGGCTGGCCACCGCCGCCGCGCAGCTCTCCGCCGACCGGGGCGCGAGCGTCGGCGGCGACCTGTACGAGGTGATCGCCACCGAGCACGGCGTGCGGGTGGTGATGGGTGACGTACGAGGGCATGGCCTCGCCGCCGTCGGCACCGTCGCCGCCGTGCTGGGCAGCTTCCGCGAGGCCGTCCACGACGAGGCCGAACTCGCCGGGGTCCTGGCCCGTCTCGACCGCTCCCTCGCCCGGCACCTCCGCGACCGTGCCCGTACCGAGGACACCGAGGACACCGAGGACTTCGTGACCGTCCTCCTCCTGGAGATCGCCCCCGACGGCGAACTCCACGCCCTCAACTGCGGCCACCCCTGGCCCTACCTGCTCGGCGTCGGCCGGGCGGCACCTGTCGCCTGCGCCGACCCCATGCCCCCGCTCGGCCTCTTCCCGCTGCCCGCCGAGCTCCCCGTCACCGCCTGCGGTCAACTCCTCCCGGGCGAGGCCCTGTTCCTCCACACGGACGGGGTGGAGGACGCGAGGGACGGGCAGGGCCGCTTCTTCCCCCTGGCGACCGCGTTGACGCGCGCGGTGAGGGCCCAGCCGATCTCCCCCCACTCCGTACTGCGAGGGGTGTTCACCCAACTCCTCCGCCACGCAGGAGGCAGGCCCAAGGATGACATCGCGATACTGGTGCTTCGCAACGACCGCCTCATCAGCCGTACTCCGGTTCTTCGGGGCGCGGGGCTGCATCAATCCGCGGCTCCGCCGCGGGGCGCGATCAGCCCCCACGCGCCGACGGCCGACAGTCCACCCGTCGCTCCGGCCCCGTAG